The sequence GGGTGTCAAGTTTGGGCGATAACAGCCTTTCCCTGATTGAGGCCGTGTACGGGGTGGTGGCGAAGGCGATCAACTTAAGTCGAATGCTGCTCCCGGTTCCCTTAATTCGGACAAATGCCGCGTCGATCCCGTCACAGGAAGAGCCGGACATTAGTCCGACGACGAAACGCGCGGATTTCGACTTTATGGCCTCATACTGGCGAATGGACACGCAGTGGCACTCCTGACCCTATCCCCTGCCCTGCGCACGGGATAGGCGTGTCAAGA is a genomic window of Candidatus Hydrogenedentota bacterium containing:
- a CDS encoding anhydro-N-acetylmuramic acid kinase, which encodes MSGSSCDGIDAAFVRIKGTGSSIRLKLIAFATTPYTASIRERLLSPKLDT